A single region of the Chrysoperla carnea chromosome 5, inChrCarn1.1, whole genome shotgun sequence genome encodes:
- the LOC123300971 gene encoding tubulin beta chain isoform X2: MREIVHIQAGQCGNQIGAKFWEVISDEHGIDPTGTYHGDSDLQLERINVYYNEATGGKYVPRAVLVDLEPGTMDSVRSGPFGQIFRPDNFVFGQSGAGNNWAKGHYTEGAELVDSVLDVVRKEAEGCDCMQGFQLTHSLGGGTGSGLGTLLISKIREEYPDRIMNTFSVVPSPKVSDTVVEPYNATLSVHQLVENTDESYCIDNEALYDICFRTLKLTTPTYGDLNHLVSATMSGVTTCLRFPGQLNSDLRKLAVNMVPFPRLHFFMPGFAPLTSRGSQQYRALTVPELVLQMFDAKNMMAACDPRHGRYLTVAAIFRGRMSMKEVDEQMLNIQNKNSSYFVEWIPNNVKTAVCDIPPRGLKMSSTFIGNSTCIQELFKRISEQFTAMFRRKAFLHWYTGEGMDEMEFTEAESNMNDLVSEYQQYQDATAEEEGEFDEEEEADNEN, from the exons ATGCGCGAAATTGTGCACATTCAAGCAGGGCAGTGCGGTAATCAGATTGGGGCGAAG tTTTGGGAGGTAATCTCAGACGAACATGGGATTGACCCTACGGGTACTTATCATGGGGATTCCGATTTACAATTAGAAAGAATAAACGTATATTATAATGAAGCAACGGGCGGCAAATATGTTCCAAGAGCAGTGTTGGTGGATCTTGAACCCGGTACAATGGACTCTGTACGATCGGGTCCATTTGGACAAATATTCCGACcagataattttgtttttggacAATCTGGTGCAGGAAATAACTGGGCGAAAGGTCATTACACAGAGGGAGCTGAACTCGTGGATTCAGTTTTAGACGTTGTAAGAAAAGAAGCAGAGGGGTGCGATTGTATGCAAGGATTTCAATTAACACATTCATTAGGCGGGGGCACAGGCTCTGGATTAGGAACTTTGTTAATATCAAAAATCCGGGAAGAATATCCTGATAGGATAATGAACACATTTTCCGTAGTACCGTCACCGAAAGTATCCGACACAGTTGTTGAGCCATATAATGCCACTTTGTCCGTCCATCAATTGGTTGAAAATACAGACGAATCATATTGCATTGATAATGAAGCGTTATACGATATTTGCTTCAGAACATTAAAGTTAACGACTCCCACTTACGGTGACTTAAACCATTTAGTTTCGGCTACAATGTCAGGTGTAACAACTTGCTTAAGATTTCCGGGTCAATTGAATTctgatttaagaaaattagcggTAAATATGGTACCATTCCCGCGATTACATTTCTTCATGCCCGGTTTTGCACCATTAACATCTCGTGGAAGTCAACAATATCGAGCTTTAACTGTACCGGAATTAGTATTACAAATGTTTGATGCCAAAAATATGATGGCTGCATGTGATCCCCGACATGGACGTTATTTAACCGTTGCAGCTATCTTTCGTGGTCGTATGTCCATGAAAGAAGTTGATGAACAAATGTTAAACATACAGAATAAGAACAGCAGTTATTTTGTGGAATGGATTCCGAATAACGTAAAAACAGCCGTTTGCGATATCCCACCAAGAGGTTTAAAAATGTCATCAACATTTATTGGAAACTCAACATGTATCCAAGAATTGTTTAAACGAATTTCTGAACAATTTACAGCAATGTTTAGACGAAAAGCATTTTTACATTGGTATACTGGTGAAGGTATGGACGAAATGGAATTTACTGAAGCCGAATCGAATATGAATGACTTAGTATCAGAATATCAACAATATCAAGATGCAACTGCTGAAGAGGAGGGAGAGTTTGATGAGGAAGAAGAGGCTGACAATGAAAATTAA
- the LOC123300971 gene encoding tubulin beta-4B chain isoform X1 — protein sequence MREIVHIQAGQCGNQIGAKFWEVISDEHGIDPTGTYHGDSDLQLERINVYYNEATGGKYVPRAVLVDLEPGTMDSVRSGPFGQIFRPDNFVFGQSGAGNNWAKGHYTEGAELVDSVLDVVRKEAEGCDCMQGFQLTHSLGGGTGSGLGTLLISKIREEYPDRIMNTFSVVPSPKVSDTVVEPYNATLSVHQLVENTDESYCIDNEALYDICFRTLKLTTPTYGDLNHLVSATMSGVTTCLRFPGQLNSDLRKLAVNMVPFPRLHFFMPGFAPLTSRGSQQYRALTVPELVLQMFDAKNMMAACDPRHGRYLTVAAIFRGRMSMKEVDEQMLNIQNKNSSYFVEWIPNNVKTAVCDIPPRGLKMSSTFIGNSTCIQELFKRISEQFTAMFRRKAFLHWYTGEGMDEMEFTEAESNMNDLVSEYQQYQDATAEEEGEFDEEEAEEDNLKSQVMRKSNDNKIL from the exons ATGCGCGAAATTGTGCACATTCAAGCAGGGCAGTGCGGTAATCAGATTGGGGCGAAG tTTTGGGAGGTAATCTCAGACGAACATGGGATTGACCCTACGGGTACTTATCATGGGGATTCCGATTTACAATTAGAAAGAATAAACGTATATTATAATGAAGCAACGGGCGGCAAATATGTTCCAAGAGCAGTGTTGGTGGATCTTGAACCCGGTACAATGGACTCTGTACGATCGGGTCCATTTGGACAAATATTCCGACcagataattttgtttttggacAATCTGGTGCAGGAAATAACTGGGCGAAAGGTCATTACACAGAGGGAGCTGAACTCGTGGATTCAGTTTTAGACGTTGTAAGAAAAGAAGCAGAGGGGTGCGATTGTATGCAAGGATTTCAATTAACACATTCATTAGGCGGGGGCACAGGCTCTGGATTAGGAACTTTGTTAATATCAAAAATCCGGGAAGAATATCCTGATAGGATAATGAACACATTTTCCGTAGTACCGTCACCGAAAGTATCCGACACAGTTGTTGAGCCATATAATGCCACTTTGTCCGTCCATCAATTGGTTGAAAATACAGACGAATCATATTGCATTGATAATGAAGCGTTATACGATATTTGCTTCAGAACATTAAAGTTAACGACTCCCACTTACGGTGACTTAAACCATTTAGTTTCGGCTACAATGTCAGGTGTAACAACTTGCTTAAGATTTCCGGGTCAATTGAATTctgatttaagaaaattagcggTAAATATGGTACCATTCCCGCGATTACATTTCTTCATGCCCGGTTTTGCACCATTAACATCTCGTGGAAGTCAACAATATCGAGCTTTAACTGTACCGGAATTAGTATTACAAATGTTTGATGCCAAAAATATGATGGCTGCATGTGATCCCCGACATGGACGTTATTTAACCGTTGCAGCTATCTTTCGTGGTCGTATGTCCATGAAAGAAGTTGATGAACAAATGTTAAACATACAGAATAAGAACAGCAGTTATTTTGTGGAATGGATTCCGAATAACGTAAAAACAGCCGTTTGCGATATCCCACCAAGAGGTTTAAAAATGTCATCAACATTTATTGGAAACTCAACATGTATCCAAGAATTGTTTAAACGAATTTCTGAACAATTTACAGCAATGTTTAGACGAAAAGCATTTTTACATTGGTATACTGGTGAAGGTATGGACGAAATGGAATTTACTGAAGCCGAATCGAATATGAATGACTTAGTATCAGAATATCAACAATATCAAGATGCAACTGCTGAAGAGGAGGGAGAGTTTGATGAGGAAGAAG